The genomic segment GCCGCTTGAGCGCCTCGGTCACGCCACCGGTGCCCTCCCCAATGCCCCCCTCGATCACGTTGGTCTGCTCGAAATGAGGGTGACTCGCGTAGAGGATGAGCGGTTGGCGGCTGGTCAGCTCGTGGTCCAGGGTCTTCACGAGCCGCTCGTACCAGCGCTCCGCCATGCGGGCGGCCTCGTCAATCGCTGCCTTTTCCTCTGGGTAGTAGTGAATGTCGAAATGCTGGGTCTTGAGGACCTCGAAGCGAAAGCGGTCGTATTGGACCTTGTTTTGTCCGAAGTACTGGGCGGACGCATGCGCGGGCACCATCAGGGCAACTGCTGCACCCAGCGCGACAGCGGCCGCAAGGCGACTGCTGAGAAAGCGCATAGCCATGAAGTAAACTCCCGAGACTCAGAGACGCGGGGACCAGCTTCTGTGCCGAATCGGCGATTCCGGAGAACGGGGACAGCCCTCGTTCCTCGGCCCCGATGCTCTGGGCAACGGCTCCCTCAATCATCCGAAAACGAGGACTGTCCCCGTTTCCACAACGCTCGAGGCTCCGATTGTCCACGCCGGGGGTCGATCACGGCATCCTCGGAGTGACTTGCAAAAACGCCGCCTACGTCTCCCGATAAGCATACCCGGCTCGAGTCGAGACTTGCCAGGTCAATCAGGGTCAGGCCCTTCGACTCGCCTGTCGGCTTGCCAGGAACCAGGGGCGGGGACCTTCGAGATCAGAGGTGAGAGGTTCTAGCGGACCGCGGCCAGGGCCGCGCTCCCCGACGCTCACTCGAGAACCCTGAAACTTGACTCAACGAGTCAAGTTTTCGGCGCCTCAAGGGTTCTAGGTCTGAGGACAGAGGTTCGAGGCTAAACTGTCAAGAGTCAATGGTTTGCTGGCTCGAGGCGTGTGACCAGGCTCAGGACCGGCGCCAGGCTCTGCCACCGGCACCTACCCCGGCCCCACGTTGAACCTTGAACTTCGCGAACCTTTACTCGCTGGCTGGCGGCGCCTGTGCTGACGCCTGCCGCATCCCTTCGGTGACAATGCCAACCATTTCGACACCGGCACCCCTGGCAGCATCGATGATTTCGACCACCTCTCCGTAGGGCACCGCCGGCTCGCCAATGAAGAACATCTTCTTTTCTTTACGTGTACTGAAAAGATCTCGAAGCCGAGACTCCAGCTCGTTCAGACCGACGTCCTGCTTGTTGATGGAGATGCGCTTGTCGGCGGAGTATTCCACCACGATCTGGTCCGAGACCGTGCTTTGCTCCTGCGACCTGGTCTCGAGCGGCAGGTTGATATCCATCCCCTGTTGCGAGTGAGCGAGCGCAGAGAGAAAGATCACGATCAGCACGAGCAGCACGTCGATGAACGGCGTGACGTTCATGTCCGCCAGGAAGTGCGGCGGCTCGCTCTCGATGACCTTTTCAGCGCCGTAATGCTTGTGGAGAGCCATCGGTTACTCACCTCCCTCCGCCGGCCCCTGCTCCTCGCGCACCGCGTCTGGATCCTGCTCCGTGATGAGGCCGACCTCCTCGATCTCCGCCTCACGAAGACGATCCATCATCTCCATCACGGCTGCATATCGTGTCGTCCGGTCTGCCTTCAGGTAAACGATGTGCTCCGGCTTCGACTCGAGCGACTCCATGATGCGGCTGAGGACCTGCGCCTCGGCGACCGGCTGGCCGTCCACATAGAACTCTCCACTGGCCGTGATGAGCACAGTCGTTTGTTCTTGGGTGTCCGGCTTCTGCTCGATGTTGCTTGCCTGCGGCAACGTCACATTCGCGCCCGCCTGGACCATCGGCGCAATGAGCATGACGATGATCAACAACACGAGCATCACGTCGACGAGCGGCGTCACGTTGATGTCTGCCTTAACGCCACCCTTAGCGCCACCGAGGTCCATTGACATGGGGCTCTCCTTGCCGTCCGTGGTTCTTCGTTCTACGCCGTCTTCTTGATGAAGTAATCAACGAGCTCCGATGAAGAGTTGTCCATCTCGACGTTGAAGTACTCGACCCGGCCAGTGAGGTAGTTGTAGAACCACACTGCGGGGATGGCGACGAACAGCCCGAGCGCTGTCTCGACGAGCGCTTCCGAAATACCAACCGACACCGAGCCGAGACCGGCGGAAGCGGTCTCACCGATCGCTTGGAACGCGTTGATAACGCCGATGACGGTGCCGAGGAGGCCGACGAACGGCGCCGTCGAGCCGATCGTGGCGAGCGATGGCACGCCGCGCTTCAGGTCGTTCGACGTCAATGCCGTGGCGCGCTGGATGGCGCGGTGCACCGTGTCGAGCAGGTCCTCACGGCTCAGGCTGGAGCCGCTCTCCTGCTGGAACTGGTACTCCTGCAATCCGGCGAGCACGACTTTCGCCAAGTGACTGTACCGATAGTTCTTCGACTGTGACACCGAAATCGCGTCCTTCAGGTGCCCTTCCTTGAGGTGCTTCGCAACCTGTGGCGCGTAGATCTTCGATTGGCCCTTCGCCTGGCGGAAGGTCCACCACCGTTCGACCGCAATGCCAATCGACCAGAAAGACATGATGAAGAGGACGACCGCGACCAACTTCGCCGGAACGCCCATGGTGACCCACATTTCCCAAAGATCCATTCCCTTACCTCCAATGTACTGCGTGCTTCCAAACTTCGAGTCGCCGAAGAGCGCCATCGACGACACGCACGGCTCGATCTACGTTGTTGTTTACTGCAGCGTGAAATTCACCGTGACCGTCATGATGACCGGCACAGGCACGTTGTTGAGCATCGTCGGCGTGTACTGCCACTGCTTGACCGCGTCGAGCGCCGACTGGTCGAGCAAGGGGATGGACTTGAGCACACGCGCGTTGGCCACCTTGCCGTCGGTACCGATCGTGGCCTCGATGATGACAATGCCCTGCACCCGTGCCGACTGCGCGATCTGCGGGTAAACAGGATCGACGTTCTTGACGCGGCTCGGCTGCTTGATGGCGCCGCCCACCCGCACCGGCTTCTGCACGGGCGGAGGCGGTGGCGGAATGCCTCCCACCACGCCACCTGACGTGCCGCCAGGGATACCACCCGCGACGCCACCTGTCGCACCGACGACACTCGATGGCGGCGGTGGCGCCTCCGGCAGGATCTCTTTCGGCGCTTCAATGGGCGCCGCGGCAGGATTCATTTCAACGGGTTTGACCGTTGGAGGTGGCGCCGCCTCAGGTGGTGGTGGTGGTGGCGGTGGCGGTGGTGGCGGCGGCGGCGCCGCTGCAAACGCCATCATTGCAGGCGGTGCCGGCAGATTCCCGGTCGCCATGAGCGGAATGACGATCACCGCTCCAACGATAACGACATGCAGCAGAATCGAAACCGGGACCGTATACCACTTCTTCGACCCCACCTTTACCGAGGGATCGACCA from the Luteitalea sp. genome contains:
- a CDS encoding protein TolR; its protein translation is MSMDLGGAKGGVKADINVTPLVDVMLVLLIIVMLIAPMVQAGANVTLPQASNIEQKPDTQEQTTVLITASGEFYVDGQPVAEAQVLSRIMESLESKPEHIVYLKADRTTRYAAVMEMMDRLREAEIEEVGLITEQDPDAVREEQGPAEGGE
- a CDS encoding flagellar motor protein MotA — protein: MGVPAKLVAVVLFIMSFWSIGIAVERWWTFRQAKGQSKIYAPQVAKHLKEGHLKDAISVSQSKNYRYSHLAKVVLAGLQEYQFQQESGSSLSREDLLDTVHRAIQRATALTSNDLKRGVPSLATIGSTAPFVGLLGTVIGVINAFQAIGETASAGLGSVSVGISEALVETALGLFVAIPAVWFYNYLTGRVEYFNVEMDNSSSELVDYFIKKTA
- a CDS encoding TonB family protein, giving the protein MPREMFGDVVDPSVKVGSKKWYTVPVSILLHVVIVGAVIVIPLMATGNLPAPPAMMAFAAAPPPPPPPPPPPPPPEAAPPPTVKPVEMNPAAAPIEAPKEILPEAPPPPSSVVGATGGVAGGIPGGTSGGVVGGIPPPPPPVQKPVRVGGAIKQPSRVKNVDPVYPQIAQSARVQGIVIIEATIGTDGKVANARVLKSIPLLDQSALDAVKQWQYTPTMLNNVPVPVIMTVTVNFTLQ